A genomic stretch from Pararhizobium sp. IMCC21322 includes:
- a CDS encoding BCCT family transporter gives MTQETVKQDEVAPHPVETDFELGQHNISPFGLDIHNPVFLISGLSIVVFVLVTLMFQDGATEFFGWLRPFLTSTFDWFFLSAANIFVLLCVYLLISPLGSIRLGGDDAKPDYGYVGWFAMLFAAGMGIGLMFFGVSEPMSHFASSMGGVAGEAGARTDWAPLGAAAGDVEAARNLGMAASIFHWALHPWAIYAVVALSLAFFTYNRGLPLTLRSAFYPLLGERIWGWWGHTIDILAVFATLFGLATSLGFGTEQALAGLNYLFGWGTGNGAKVILIAAITGLALISVIRGLDGGVKILSEVNIGLAALLLVFILLVGPTADIFATIFSGGAAYVTNFIPLSMPFGREDVNFSQGWTSFYWAWWISWSPFVGMFIARVSRGRTVREFIFCVIVIPSVISVFWMGAFGGTAISQVVADAAAPVKDAALELKLFEMLKPLPLSGITSFLGIILVLVFFVTSSDSGSLVIDTITAGGKTDAPVSQRVFWCTFEGVVAATLLLVGGAGALTALQAMAVSTGFPFTIVLLAMCVSLLIGLNQSRKLSK, from the coding sequence ATGACACAAGAGACAGTGAAACAGGATGAGGTGGCTCCTCACCCTGTGGAAACAGATTTTGAGCTGGGACAACACAATATTTCACCTTTTGGGTTGGATATTCACAATCCCGTTTTCTTAATTTCCGGCCTATCTATTGTTGTCTTTGTGCTGGTCACTTTGATGTTTCAGGACGGGGCCACCGAATTTTTTGGTTGGCTTCGCCCTTTTCTCACCTCCACCTTTGACTGGTTCTTTCTGAGTGCGGCCAACATTTTTGTACTTCTATGCGTTTACCTTTTGATTTCCCCGTTGGGCTCTATTCGCCTTGGTGGAGATGACGCCAAACCGGATTATGGCTATGTGGGCTGGTTTGCCATGCTGTTTGCTGCCGGAATGGGCATCGGGTTGATGTTCTTTGGCGTCTCTGAACCCATGTCCCATTTTGCATCGTCAATGGGCGGCGTTGCCGGAGAGGCTGGTGCGCGAACCGATTGGGCACCTCTGGGAGCAGCTGCCGGTGATGTGGAAGCAGCGCGTAATCTTGGCATGGCCGCAAGCATATTTCACTGGGCGCTCCATCCATGGGCAATCTATGCTGTTGTGGCCTTGTCTCTTGCGTTCTTCACCTATAATCGCGGATTGCCTCTGACATTGCGATCCGCATTCTATCCGCTGCTGGGTGAGAGGATCTGGGGCTGGTGGGGCCACACTATTGATATTCTGGCTGTCTTCGCGACTTTGTTCGGCCTGGCCACTTCTCTGGGCTTTGGAACAGAGCAGGCGCTTGCCGGACTGAATTATCTGTTTGGCTGGGGAACCGGCAATGGTGCGAAGGTGATCCTCATTGCAGCGATTACCGGATTGGCGCTTATTTCCGTTATACGCGGTCTTGATGGCGGCGTGAAAATACTGTCCGAGGTCAATATCGGGCTTGCCGCGCTGCTGCTGGTGTTTATTCTGCTGGTGGGACCTACGGCTGATATTTTTGCAACCATTTTTTCCGGTGGCGCCGCCTATGTGACCAACTTCATTCCTTTGTCGATGCCATTCGGGCGTGAAGATGTGAACTTTTCTCAGGGCTGGACTTCCTTCTACTGGGCCTGGTGGATTTCCTGGTCACCATTTGTCGGCATGTTTATCGCCCGCGTATCCCGTGGTCGTACTGTGCGTGAGTTCATCTTCTGCGTGATTGTCATTCCATCTGTCATAAGCGTTTTCTGGATGGGTGCATTCGGTGGAACAGCAATTTCTCAGGTCGTGGCCGATGCCGCCGCTCCTGTGAAGGATGCTGCGTTGGAACTGAAGCTGTTTGAAATGCTGAAGCCTTTGCCGCTGTCGGGTATCACATCATTTCTGGGTATTATTCTGGTTCTGGTGTTCTTTGTAACGTCATCGGATTCCGGTTCGCTTGTGATCGATACGATTACGGCAGGAGGAAAGACAGATGCGCCTGTCTCACAACGTGTGTTCTGGTGTACCTTTGAG